A DNA window from Centroberyx gerrardi isolate f3 chromosome 3, fCenGer3.hap1.cur.20231027, whole genome shotgun sequence contains the following coding sequences:
- the atg4da gene encoding cysteine protease atg4da, translated as MNSVSPSAVQYVGGVMQDELLETQRQQPLERQGSFGHRQNQSPDPSREAAGEPDEVDKLKAKLMSAWNNVKYGWSVKSKTSFNKTSPVTVLGHSYLLNSEDEVERFRLAFVSRLWLTYRREFPQLEGSSWTTDCGWGCMLRSGQMLLAQGLLVHLMPRDWAWPDAQQLSDVDFEVFRPRSPARAGGVPIPSFGSPRGPSTPQKSQTGEQAPKCTQKKRPESGRDRQAEPVHRRLVTWFGDQPPAPFGVHQLVELGKSSGKKAGDWYGPSVVAHIVRKAVAKTSEVHNLAVYVAQDCTVYKEDVVRLCDLSLSQSPPDPSSQAWKSVIILVPVRLGGEALNPSYIECVKNILKLECCIGIIGGKPKHSLYFVGFQDEQLLYLDPHYCQPVVDATQVNFSLESFHCSSPRKMPFSRMDPSCTIGFYAKNKKDFESLCSAVSVALSSSKEKYPIFTFVEGQGQDYGLEGHSGNHSGPAAHILPPGNLSRSNNIGSTDEFVFL; from the exons ATGAACTCGGTTTCCCCCAGCGCCGTGCAGTATGTGGGGGGAGTGATGCAGGATGAGCTGCTGGAGACCCAGAGGCAGCAGCCTCTGGAGCGGCAGGGCAGCTTTGGTCACAGGCAGAACCAGAGTCCAGATCCCAGCAGAGAGGCAGCTGGGGAGCCGGACGAAGTGGACAAACTCAAGGCCAAACTCATGTCGGCGTGGAACAACGTCAAATATG gcTGGTCTGTCAAATCTAAAACCTCCTTCAACAAGACATCGCCAGTCACTGTCCTGGGACACTCTTATCTGCTCAACAGCGAAG ACGAGGTAGAGCGTTTCCGCTTGGCCTTTGTGTCCCGGCTGTGGCTGACCTACAGGAGGGAGTTCCCCCAGCTGGAGGGATCCAGCTGGACCACAGACTGCGGCTGGGGCTGCATGCTCCGCAGCGGCCAGATGCTGCTGGCACAGGGGCTCCTGGTCCATTTGATGCCCCGAG ACTGGGCTTGGCCAGATGCCCAGCAGCTATCCGATGTGGACTTCGAGGTGTTCAGACCGCGCTCCCCAGCCCGCGCTGGAGGAGTCCCCATCCCGTCCTTCGGCTCTCCACGGGGACCCAGCACCCCCCAGAAGTCCCAGACAGGCGAACAGGCACCCAAATGTACCCAGAAGAAGAGGCCCGAGTCTGGGAGGGACAGGCAGGCGGAGCCCGTCCACCGCAGGCTGGTCACCTGGTTCGGGGACCAGCCTCCGGCGCCTTTTGGGGTTCACCAGCTGGTGGAGCTCGGCAAGAGTTCAGGGAAGAAGGCTGGGGACTGGTACGGCCCCTCTGTCGTGGCACACATAGTGCG gaaAGCAGTGGCCAAAACCTCTGAGGTCCACAACCTGGCTGTGTATGTGGCTCAGGATTGTACAG TGTACAAAGAGGATGTGGTGCGTCTGTGTGATCTGTCACTAAGCCAGAGTCCCCCTGATCCGTCCAGCCAAGCCTGGAAGTCGGTCATCATACTGGTGCCTGTTCGGCTGGGAGGGGAGGCCCTGAACCCCTCCTACATCGAATGTGTCAAG AACATCCTGAAGCTGGAATGTTGTATTGGAATCATTGGAGGCAAACCCAAGCATTCGCTGTACTTCGTTGGCTTCCAAG ATGAGCAGCTGCTGTATCTGGACCCCCACTACTGTCAGCCTGTGGTGGACGCCACACAAGTGAACTTCTCACTGGAG TCATTCCACTGTAGCTCTCCCAGAAAGATGCCCTTCAGCCGCATGGATCCCAGCTGCACTATCGGCTTTTACGCCAAGAACAAGAAGGACTTTGAgtctctctgttctgctgtCAGTGTG GCCCTATCGTCATCCAAGGAGAAGTACCCCATCTTTACCTTTGTGGAGGGCCAGGGTCAGGACTATGGACTAGAGGGCCACAGCGGCAACCACAGCGGGCCTGCAGCCCACATCCTGCCCCCGGGCAACCTGAGCCGGAGTAACAATATAGGCAGCACTGACGAGTTCGTCTTCCTGTAG